GGGTTTCCTTTGGCTTTCATTCTCCAAAGTCCAAAAGAGCCCAGAGGAACAATCTGGTCCCTCGTCCCCTACGCTGTTGTTGTGAGTGACTGACTGACCCTTCGCATTTCCAAAGATAGAATTCGGGCGgagttttccttttccttttccttttcttttccctttcctTTCACTTCCAACAAATAAACcaacaaaaatattataaaaaacacAGCAGAAATCTCCTGCGCCACTCACTCCCAAGCAGATGCAATCGACAACTGGTGCTGGTGCTACTGGTAGTCGTAGCtccggcggcggcggcggcgccGGCCTTGCACGGTTCCGCTCTGCCCCTGCCGCCTGGTTGGAAGCTCTTTTAGAGGACGACGAGGAGGACCCCCTCAAGCCCAGTCACTGCTTGACTCAGCTTCTCGCCGCCAACTCCTCTGACCTCGACTCCCCCGCAGATCAACCCTTGTTCGACCCCAATCCCTCCCCCGCCTTCCACAGGCAGAATAGCTCTCCCGCCGAGTTTCTCGCCGCCTCTGGAATTGGGGAAGGATTTTACACTGCCTATGCTCTCAATTCCTCTCCCACTCTCGACGTCTCTCCCACCTCCAAACGAGCTAGAGAAGTCGACGCCCAAAACTTCTCCCCCAAATTTTCACCTCAActggtaatcattttatttggAAAGCTCTGTTTTGCGATTCCCACTCACACTAGTTTTCttttgatttaaatgaaatttttggCAGAAAAGGGAAGGAAGTGGAGTTTCGAGTTTGATAGACATGGAAATGGAGAAATTATTGGAGGACTCTGTGCCCTGCCGGGTGAGAGCCAAGCGTGGCTGTGCCACGCATCCTCGGAGCATTGCTGAGAGGGTTAGTTCTTTTTTGCTTATATCTTCCTTCACTCTTTTTGTTGACTTATTTTCAATAACCAATCTCACTTCTCCATAATTTATGGTGACTTTTTGAGATGGATTCGTTCCCTCTATTCACCATTCATCATCTGTGCTCTCAAACTTCGATTTCAAATGTATTCCGACATTCTATCCCTATCCAATTTGGTGACTTTTCTGCTGTTATTTTATCTAATAACCTTACCCCCTCTCCTCCTTCCCTTTCTGTTATTTGTTGCCAAGCTATATCTCTAATCACTATGTCTGGTCAACAAAACACACACAACAAGAGGTATGCCCATtacttatctttttttcttttttgttttcttgatggtAGGTCCGTAGGACTAGAATTAGTGACAGAATAAGGAAGCTTCAGGAGGTTGTCCCCAACATGGATAAggtaaactatgtcatgattgATCATTTTGGATGAGTTTAGATCTATCTTTTGTCATATATATCGAGAATAACTGTGATTTGTTCTGCCATGTGCTTCTTCTTGCACTTCCTTCCTTGAATTCCATTTTTGGCTTCTACTTTTGGCTGGAACTTTACTTTATGATTAATGAAGTCGAACATGTACGCAATTACTTGAGTAATGGGGAGAAGATTGTGTGGTTGAATCTGAAGTTCGATCTCTTtcattgacattatttttaatCATCTAATTTCAAATAATACTTTCTTTTTTTCCGATAGGGCATAGAAACCATTTTATTGATTGATGAAATAGGTTACCAGaacaaaaagaacaaaaaccTATAAGTGAGTAATTACAAAAACCACCTACAGACCTACAGTTTGTCACGAAGGATGGTAGACTACAATTACAAAAATGCATTTTACATCTTCTAACCAACAAAGCCATCTTACAAATAATTGAACTGATaagattttccaaattttactGGAGTTAGTTTTAAATGGATGTGGCATGCATgctaatttatttcatttttgatCTTTTCATGTATCAGTTGTTATGGGAGTGTTGGTTTATTAATATgtagaaaataaatattcatcTAATTTTTGGATAGTAAACAATTTTactaaataaatgaaatgacACAAAAGAGAGATACTATCCAAAGAGTTTACAAAACACTTCTCCAATTGAAAAGGAGAGAATTTAAGCTGTCATTGTTGAAAGGAAGTATATTTTTACGCCAGTAAAGAACCATAAAGACAGCTGTTCCAAAGGTTTCTTGTTGACAACTTTCCTTGTCTTGGAAAATCCCAGGTTCTTTTCGTTTCATATCTTCCATATAACTACTCTGATGATGTGTAGCCAAAGAATATTCTTTGTAGATTTAAAAATATGTTCTGTTAATAGCAATTCAAGTCAATCCATAGGCTCTAAAAGGTGGAATGACATTCCAACCAAAGGCACTAAAGACTTCAGTCCAGGCAGAGAAGGGGCAGCGAATGAAGATGTACCTTTGAGATTCTCCAGCTTCTTAATACCAACCAAACGATCTAGACCTCAGCTACATGCATTATGCCAATTAGTCCATTGAAGATTAGGTAAATGAGAAGAGCAACTTAAGATTGGACGTGTGAGGGCGAGGCTGGGATTACTTACACTGAGTGTGTGCATTTGTTTGTTAGAATCCTGGAACAACTTCAATGCATTTTGGTGACTTATCTTAGATGGTTGATTTTGAGATGAGAGCTTCTGAATATTTTTATGGAAAAATAAACCTTCTGTCTCTTCCATGATGTTTCAAAGGAACATATTAGTCCTTAAGTTTAGAAAATAGTTCCAAACAGTGCTTGGGATGACTGTTAGTTGACTAACTAAAAAATTATGTGTCTTGCTAAGTGGGTGATTGTGCTTTACTGACTTGGTGAGAGACTTATGTGGCATATCTCTTTTCCATCCTCCTCTCTCTCCTCCCTTTTGCTTTCTCTCTTCCGTTTTCATTGTTGCCCATCTCCAACTACCTTCCTCATTTGTGCACCTTTATCGTTGTCTGCGTTGTTTGTCCCCAATTACTGATATCCTTGCTTCCCTTCCCACGTACCCAAAACAGAAGTTGCCAAAAAAGGTAACAAGACTGGCCTTAGCAATGAACTTCACATTTCCAAACAACTTGTAATTATGCTCCCGTTGCTCCTCCAATGGAAATTTGAGGTCCAATGTAAAATATAATGATTAATCTAATGGTGCAGAGCTTGGAAGCGTCCATTTCAACATGTTTCCTTCTCCAATTGAGCTGAAAATTAGGTAAGCAAGCTGCAGAGACGAAATTGGAAGCAGACTGGAGCTTCAATTCAACTAAAAGAACAAACTGGTATCTGCCACCAACTTGTAGAGCAAAAACGAAGGGTTGAGTTAACTGAAAGAGGAGTTGAGAAAGAAACCACGAAGTCTATTGCTGAGCGAAATCCATGTGTGCTACTCGAAAGGTGTCttaagtaaatgcatataaTAAGCCCATCATTTCTTCATTACCCACTCTGATTCTATCCAAACTTTATtacccaaaataataataataataataataattgctGTGAACATGGGTTTTCTTTTAGCATGTAAACGGAGAAATGAGTTGGAATCAATAACTTGGTTTGGGTTTAGTGCTATTTGGACTTTTGGATGGAGAGACTCTTTCTAAATCTGCTGGAATATAAGCGTGAAGGACATCGGCTGAGAACAACCAAAAATGTGGTGGGGAAGAGACAATGATGAAGGCACACGTCCACGGATGACGATGGTGGTAGGCATAGTGGGTAACGGTGGTCGGAGTAGAGCGGCCCTAATGACCAGAAGGGAAGAGAATGGAGGATGAAAGAAGGAGAGAAGGGAGTTGGCAATTTGGGAAAGCAAAGTCTTGATCCACACATCTTAATTCCGTTTGTCCACTGATGGTGAAATGAGGGCAGAGatcattttaaatcattttttgaaCTAGAGGGAGTAAGGCTCAAACTTCAGGACCAAGGAtgcatttttccaaaattactATATGATTAGGATGACATATCTTTCATATTTCTGCAATGGTCGTTTATTTCAGGCTTGAACCCACGTGGTTTTCATACTATACATATTATCCTTATATATTCCAAATCTTTCTTACTGTTTTCTAACCCTTGTGAGATTATATAAACATTGTTTTGATATGGACAAAAGATTCATGTCTATTAACTTTAAACTCGAAACCAAGTTCAGATTTATGGAATTTGTGAAACTAGTTACTGTCATCTATATTTGTTAGCTGAAGCCTAAATATATTTATTGACCTGTCGTTTTCATTCTTCTTGCAGCAAACAAACACCGCAGATATGTTAGAAGAAGCAGTAGAGTATGTCAAATTCCTTCAAAAGCAAATTCAGGTATTCAGCTGAACTAGATGCTGTCTTAGATTCGTATACAAGGTTAATATGAAAACTTGGAGTCTCAAGAATCATTTCTTCAGCTATTACTTCAAAGTTCAAATGGCATCGATTAGAATACCTAATCTGTAACAGAGTTGTATCACTTTGCTTCAGTTATAACTGTAAAGTTGCAACTCAAATACCTCGAAATTTAGACAAACTGAATTGTCCTGAAACCTGACAGGAACTCACGGAGCATCAGCGCAGGTGCAAATGCATGGTCAAGGAataacaggttgaaggaagaaCACTACTCCAGCCTGCAGAAATCGCCCTTCCACGATTAGTGTAAATTAGTAGGTTTCTGGGGACTTGAAAGGTAGTAAAAAAGTAAGTGTTTTGGCtataatatattgtattctcTTTGGTTCTAAAGAAAATATCAACCTTGTAATGCATGCATTCATATATATTGCATTCGTACGCAATAAGCAGGTGTAACAAAATGTTGGGGGACtgctccttttttttttttttttttttaaattttataattaaatttcctttttgggtttttttgggggaaaaaaaacttgttgaatAGTACATTAGAACATTAGGTCTCTAGTTTAAGATACTTGTCCTGTGCAATTGTATTTCCAACATCCATCCAATATTATCAGGAGAAAGCTTTGGAATCGAAATTGCaggaccattttttttttaattttcccctgttcccttttatttatttatttatttttaacaaattaattaagttttcatTTTCATTCCATGATTACAAGCAATTATTGAATGAAAGTACATACCGTATCAACTAAACAAAGATtcaagtttaaggtttaaatttatGCTATGGGGTCAAATTTCTACTATTATCATACGTTTGGTGGTCCAATTTTAACCCTTGTAAAAATATGAGGGTAActtttacaattgaaagtttgtAGGTATAATTGCAACTATCAACATATTTCAAGGATTGTTTTGCAATTTGCTAATTATCTCTCATGTTTCATCTTCTCTATTCATCTCTCTtcgttcttttttcttttcctcttctcttccttccttccctttcttctttctttctttttagtaCCTTTTTTCATCTAGTTTCTTAGATTCATAAACTGAATGACAATCAGTATAGTCAGGGGTCGGAGTACCTAGCATTTCCAAAAGTGCCGCGTTGACCGTTGAAAGGCAACATGTTGGTGGTCGAAGCAGGTTTGATTGTTAGTTTGAGGACTATCTTATAACATCATCTGTTTTGAGAAAGAGATGATGGATCACACTAGATTTCTAATACACCACTCGACCCACGTCAAACACCAACTACATTCAACGAGAAGGGAGCACCATTGAAAGGTGAATAAAACCGATAGAAAATGACCCATGCTTACACCTTTGAAAAGTGGTTGAAGAGTAGCAAGAGAAAACAatattctgatttttttttttccttttcttttctttcttttttcttgtttGGAAAAAATGGGttcattttcatcaaattttaacatcctccattgtaaaattgaaaaaccaTGATTCTTACTATGTGCTTTCAATTAACCATTGTGGAATTTTCTTGGTTTTTTATGTGCTATAGACTCTTTATCTAGGGTTTATCAACTTGAATCTCTAGGCTTTTATCTCACAAACAATCTCCTAtagaattaggaaaaaaaaaaagaacaaaattgaGAAAGGATTGCTTTTGGAATGGTCAATGGTGCCCGTTTAAGACTTTCAAAAGTGGTTGAAGAGTTGCAGgagaaaagaaattttgaaatgtgtTTTTGTTGAAAAACATGAGTTTACTTTCGTCCTAACTTTAAAATCCTCCATGAAATGTATTTTTTGTTGAAAACATGAATTAATGAATGCAAAAATGGAAAAGTATAGTAGATGCTTTAGGAAAGTTATATTTAGACAAGGCAAGGCTTGACTCTTTGCTGCCGTATGTTGCACCTATCCTAATGCATTAGCTCTATGCGTTACTACTCATTATCTAATTAGGGATAACTAAAATGTACTTGAAAAGTGCTTTTTTTGCCGTTAATTTAAAGTTCTTTTTATCATATTTTGTTAGATTTGATGTTTGCTAGTAATGGTTAGGAATTGAGCAAGAGAACGAGACTTTAAGTTAAAAAGAGATAAAAGAGAATAAATTTGTTCAAAGAAGTCAAAAACTGAACCAAACTCATaaagaggaaagaaaagaaacattTTGCCCAAAAACAACGTTGCAGTGCCCTTCACAGAATGCACCCCTATGCAGTGCTGCACTGGCATTGTGCCACCAactttcctattttgaaaaaccTGCTATTTTAGGAAAACTTTTTCTATAAGTATGAGGGTTCTCCAATCGACTTAGACATGAAATTTGGGAGCTCTAAAGTGCATTTTGCTGtagaaaagaattgaaagtgGGAGGAAAATTCGTTGGAGGTCGTTTGTGATCCGGAAGTGCAAATCAAGGCTTGATTGATGGTGTGCAATGACGAGGAATCACTGACAGTagttttttattgttattttcacTTTCTTTATTGCTTATGTTAGTCAAATTATATGAGAGTGTGTACTTGACAACTATGAATGGCTAGACTCGTTTGTTCTAGGTTGTTGATGAacctattcatgaatttttaTTTATGCATAGTACTTCTGTGGATATTGTAGAATTGAATATTTTCAATGTTGTTATGCTTAAGTGTATGTTAGTTGGCCATCCATACATATTAGGTTGAATGTTCAATTAGATAGATTGTATGTTAACTGAATCTATACCATTGAATCATTGTTAATCTCTCATGAAAATAATTATGTGAATAATGAAAGTTGTTCATGATTTTGCTTAATGTCTTGCTTCTTAATTTAGTTTCAAGATATTAGTATTCACTCAAATTTGTAGAAGAAAGATTATTGTTGAAAGATAATAATCCGAAGTTTAGTTTCTAGACTTAAACATCTAAATAACACAAGATTCCATAGAACCTTTGCATGGCTTAATGAAGGTAATAATGAAATCAACACCCTATGATGCTTTTTCTCCAAAAGTTCAAATCTTTGCTTActaagttttcttttaattttaaaatcaaatcacTCATCTAATTTTCAccccttaaataaaattgacACAATCCTAAAATAGTTAGACaagtttgtaaattttgatcTTTAAGGACGATTCTCATTCTCTTAAGTTGTTTCACTACATTACACTTGATTTTTGAACATGCGttacatcaagtttttggcatcaaCAACCTACTGTCTTGCCTTTTCGATTCAATATAGGGCACAAGATTAATTGGAGGTCATCTGTGGAAACCATTGTTCTATATCCGACGACCCCTTTTAATGTTTACAAGTGATTGGATCATTCCTATAAACAACGTAGTGAAATTATATTCACTCTCACTCAACTTGAGTAGATTTTTGCACTGTTcagtctaggctggggtatttaaattGATGGAAACTTAACATCCCTACCTGAAAAATGACCtggaagatgaattagatagatttgttacaagcatgcaataagTGATTCATGTTTACTGCAGaatttaatgaacataaattaaCATTGTTAAACTGTCCAACATAGATGTTACTTTGGGCAAAGTTAACATAGATTTAGTAAAATTATTAGTCGTTATTTACCTAAGTTATGAACCCTCATttgtaaaacactcagtgggaggacaatgatgtatatgatacttcaatttcCTTTCTACATTTCTCTCTAAATAGTTCACATTATGAGACCTATATTCGGCCTAGAGACACATTTACTTGTGTCTCcctatggatggtgtttgcataggtaATACcaaaggtgaatggagagagtatttatagtaagtgggagagggaagTGTGTCAACGCATCCCACCGTCTCCTTCATTGATTTGCATCAACTTTCATGCTGGGtctcgagacacctttgcttgtgtctccctatggatggtgtttttatgaaattttactcaaactccagaaatagataggattgctttagtttttgtctcAATCAATTTTTTACTACAATTGGCTCATTGGGGTAGAACTCTAGAGTCTAAAATGAATAgttacacttataagaaattGTTAAGAAAATTAAAGATGTCTTGACCAAAATATGACAACATAATATTATAGgagtaagagttattttggtgcaatatttggttgagaatgtctcaatctaATGAAGAAGTAACTGACTGCCCTACGATGACTTTTATTCTAGCTAACTAGAATATCCTAACAATAGAAGttttgaattaatatgaatgagattcatattaaacctAATGGGCTCATCTTTTAATTTCTATGCTGAATTAGAATGGATAATAGTTTGTATATAGTCAATTAACAAGtttcatatattttaaagttatgtCATATTCTCTCaagagttttaatttttttttattatcgatATAAGTCAAAGTTTTGATAAATCTGTTACTTTGAAATGTGTCATCAACAAATAGAGACAGtgtaattttctttcaatttgggAGACGTTCTAAAAAAAGTTGTTGTCAATTCATGAAGTGCTCATGAATAATCTTTCCAGTGATAGTTTGCTTTTATTATATAGATtacatatgatgtatttgaAAAATAAGATAAAGTCATAACAAAACATATTGTATGTTAGAGTCATGGGAAGCTAAATGACCTACAAAATAAAGCATTTTTTGACATCCAAGAAAATTATTATGACTAGAACTAATTAGGAAGATGTTTCCCAATTAGTTTAGGATGTCAAGATGATGAGGAATTTTAGAAATACctcaaagagaagaaaaataagaataagtaaatttaatttactGAATTCTTGGTGGAGAGTACAGATTCACACTTTGATTGCTAAATAATGATTCactatcaaattttttttttccattaaaattAGATTGTAAATCTTGGAAAATACTCAATTTAGTGGAATAAGTCAACTAGTTGGCAGTGAGGAACGCATATCAATTAAAGTAGTAGGAGACattaaaatgttatttatttatgctgAATATGATGCTTTTATCATCATAAAAGAAATTCCATTTCTCCAAGCTTTAttactaaattttttattgcaaATGAATTGTGTTAATAATAAGacatgttttcaaaagttgttttgagaaaaaaaaatgttcagttttaaataaatacatttttgtgCATTAAATTACTATGTTGTTTATTTATGCTGAATATGGTATTTTTATCACCatataagaaattaaatttctccaaaattgaTTACCAAATATTTCAAAGTATATGAATAGTTTTAGTAATTAGAcatgttttaaataaaaattgttttgaaaatatgttcaactttaaataaaaatacatttatGTGTGTTAAAAGGTTAATACATTTACGTACTAAACCAAGAGAGTGTAAGAATTAATGAATCTAGAATAAAAGACAACTTTTATTCTCTTGAATAGGATGTGTTTGGATTTTAAATGACAGTTACAAATAATTCTCTAATAGTTAGAGTTAAACTATAATTATTTGTCAAAGCATTGCTTCTCATGCAAGTATGTCATTAAAACCTTATTACATAAGGTTACCTAGCCAATGCTAGATTTGCTTTGACCTAGATGGTGTTGTGATCAAAAGCATAACTTTATATAAGTAATTATTGTGATTGATgagtatttatgaataaatgtatCTTATTCTAATACAACTTAAGTCTTGttttctttgaaatgttcaaaagaaattaaGTCATTTAGGCAATTGTATTGTAACATTATGATCTGATCATAATGATTAGTACAAGTTTTATTTGTTGTACTAAGCCAAAATAATAGAGATGGGATGACATCTCCATTTTGAATGTTAGGTACAATTTGGATGAAAATTTGCTACAATAGGAGAAACATGACCTTGTTAAACTTTGTACATTTTAAGTATTTTGTTAAACAAAGTCCTAATCTTTTAGAATTATATTGATGCATGACTCCACGAAGGAAATACAATAGAGATTACATCATTTGAATGTTATTTCtccaaaatttttataaaacattGCTGGATTATGGAAGTGTTGTAAAATTGGTTTATgaaattttggtttttctttgGGTAATTTGAGACACTTGTGTCAAAACAAACCCttaatgaaataaatgttaaaaaatacgCCTAGTTGTAAGTAGTCCATGGGGAGTTTATAAATGGCTTTTATACATTCCAAAGTAATAGGATGTATTTATGTGACAAATACTAAttcattttaaaagttaaaggtTGCATACCTATAAAAGGATTGGGTTGTGTTAGAGGAATTAGTTTTAAGTAAAATCACATAATAACTAACCAGTGTTGTTaatcatttattttcatttgaatgTCAATTTTTAGTTGTCAAACAGACAAGTCTTCAttgtagtgggagagttatgagataACTCAACCTTTACAAAGACTTATTTGAAGTCTTATTGTCATATAAAATGATAAGATGAAAACTTGTAAACCCTTTAGTAGTGGGAGCGCTATGCAATGACTCTACTTTAATTGTAACATATTGGAAGTCAAAGTTGTCATGTTGGACAACAAGAATTAAAAGAAGTTAACAAAGAGAAATTTTGTTAAAGTCACAAATTTGTGATAAAGTAGTGTACTTAATCtcagttatttatttatttctttattattattattttgtgtagaATACCATTGATGAGGACAACCTCAAAGGAAATGAATGGATTTACAAAAAGGAGGCTTGAAGGTATAGTACTTGGAGATAGGGATGGTAAAATTCCCTGGGGTCGGGGACCTTTGATTTGATCGGTTGacccataataataataataataaaattatatattactGAAATAGTAGCTCAACTATGtttcagttttttttaaaaaattttaaaaatataata
This DNA window, taken from Benincasa hispida cultivar B227 chromosome 6, ASM972705v1, whole genome shotgun sequence, encodes the following:
- the LOC120080609 gene encoding transcription factor bHLH80-like, which gives rise to MQSTTGAGATGSRSSGGGGGAGLARFRSAPAAWLEALLEDDEEDPLKPSHCLTQLLAANSSDLDSPADQPLFDPNPSPAFHRQNSSPAEFLAASGIGEGFYTAYALNSSPTLDVSPTSKRAREVDAQNFSPKFSPQLKREGSGVSSLIDMEMEKLLEDSVPCRVRAKRGCATHPRSIAERVRRTRISDRIRKLQEVVPNMDKQTNTADMLEEAVEYVKFLQKQIQELTEHQRRCKCMVKE